Proteins encoded together in one uncultured Desulfosarcina sp. window:
- a CDS encoding SpoVR family protein, translating to MELIDQHTKTIMEGCKLRALDAGLRFEEESLEYIVTNRDLIELSPKMMIPTLYDYWVQDVEVLKEKGKYELYPGNPYETVINTRPAISFYNDNNPDWLNVMIFYHVLAHIDFFQNNLYFRHTWDYDFNGEALSDKRTIARLRTEQGRWVDYVIEFTRGIDNLVGYHGMLSSIFSEPDANISEKVNFYFDVYLQEIAKVNIGKYIKALEEYNACIREDPLLGEQTFFARIDRRRPEFGNLFKKHQETKKRKPRDLLEFIMENSKKLRREENRWMLMVMQIVRKTALFFQPQIRTKIMNEGWASYWHETLYMQDDRIQGHEVDFARVNAGVTAMPRVGLNPYALGMRLFYFLEEMAEKGRISWAYQQLTHAEKRKNFDAKTGRGRAFIFDIRENFSDFTFINSFVNQDFVTANKLFVAGRRLNQKKMVWEYYVKSRNADDYREMLMDALYHPPCIEIDLNKTGDNGICLTHRFEGKPLLTEYIANTMLGIEYLWGGAVELETMEVVPTPQPQILPAIPGMPAPPTEAQKPREIKWQRVRYMMKDRKLSKKVI from the coding sequence ATGGAACTGATCGACCAGCATACCAAGACCATCATGGAGGGCTGCAAGCTGCGGGCCCTTGATGCCGGGCTGCGTTTCGAAGAAGAAAGCCTGGAATACATCGTCACCAATCGGGACCTGATCGAACTTTCCCCCAAGATGATGATCCCGACCCTATACGACTACTGGGTCCAGGATGTGGAGGTCCTCAAAGAAAAGGGCAAGTACGAACTCTACCCCGGCAATCCTTACGAAACGGTGATCAACACCCGCCCGGCGATCTCTTTTTACAACGACAACAATCCGGACTGGCTAAACGTGATGATCTTCTATCACGTGCTGGCGCATATCGATTTTTTCCAGAACAACCTCTACTTCCGGCACACCTGGGACTACGATTTCAACGGCGAAGCGCTTTCCGACAAACGCACCATCGCCAGGCTGCGCACCGAACAGGGACGCTGGGTGGATTACGTAATCGAGTTCACCCGCGGAATCGACAACCTCGTCGGTTATCACGGAATGTTGTCGTCGATCTTTTCCGAACCGGATGCCAATATCTCCGAAAAGGTCAATTTCTATTTCGATGTCTATCTGCAGGAAATCGCCAAAGTCAATATCGGCAAATACATCAAGGCCTTAGAGGAATACAACGCCTGTATCCGGGAAGATCCGCTGCTGGGCGAGCAGACCTTTTTTGCAAGGATCGACCGCAGGCGTCCCGAGTTCGGCAATCTGTTCAAAAAACACCAGGAAACGAAAAAAAGGAAGCCCCGGGATCTGCTGGAATTCATCATGGAGAACTCCAAAAAACTTCGTCGCGAGGAAAACCGGTGGATGTTGATGGTGATGCAGATCGTCCGAAAAACGGCGCTGTTTTTCCAGCCCCAGATCCGAACCAAAATCATGAACGAGGGCTGGGCCTCCTACTGGCATGAAACCCTGTACATGCAGGACGACCGCATCCAAGGACACGAGGTGGATTTTGCCCGGGTCAACGCCGGTGTGACAGCCATGCCCCGTGTGGGGCTGAACCCTTATGCATTAGGCATGCGGCTTTTCTATTTTTTAGAAGAAATGGCTGAAAAGGGGCGCATCTCCTGGGCATACCAACAATTGACCCATGCCGAAAAACGCAAAAACTTCGATGCCAAAACCGGCCGCGGCAGGGCGTTTATCTTCGACATTCGTGAGAATTTTTCGGACTTTACCTTCATCAACAGCTTCGTGAACCAGGATTTCGTCACGGCCAACAAGCTTTTTGTCGCCGGCCGGCGGCTGAACCAGAAAAAAATGGTTTGGGAATATTATGTCAAAAGCCGCAATGCCGACGATTACCGGGAGATGCTCATGGATGCCCTGTACCACCCGCCGTGCATCGAAATCGATCTGAACAAAACCGGGGACAACGGCATCTGTCTGACCCACCGCTTCGAGGGCAAGCCCCTGCTCACCGAATACATTGCCAATACCATGCTGGGGATCGAATACCTGTGGGGCGGTGCGGTGGAACTGGAGACCATGGAAGTGGTCCCGACGCCGCAACCCCAGATTTTGCCCGCTATTCCCGGGATGCCCGCACCGCCGACCGAAGCGCAGAAGCCCCGGGAAATCAAATGGCAGCGGGTGCGTTATATGATGAAGGATCGCAAGCTCAGCAAAAAGGTTATTTAG
- a CDS encoding DUF444 family protein, whose product MKADLKKIYQSLKRAGLSAEQEGKILLELNDDRTHELPAVVGDMALVRTDSGEVRLINLYDHNDLMFLQAMAQPRGYYVSHIRSIDELLEKDRQREKDGFPRKIRVGKMIKPGRAGKGKVVVVPTTVEEKFIHDPRFTDQEEGQGQGGSGDGEEGEVIGEQPVRDPDQAGAGGPGEGEGGQHEMESSAYDLGRILTEQFELPNLKDKGKKRSLTRYTYDMTDRNRGFGQVLDKKATLREIIETNIHLGNLPDMTDIDPSQLIISPRDKIYRILSKEKDFESQAVVFFLRDYSGSMAGKATELVVTQHVLIYSWLLYQYANQVESRFILHDTEAKEVEDFYTYYNSKVAGGTQVFSAYEKVNQIVKEENLAADNNIYVFHGTDGDDWDTEGKKAIPALREMMKYANRIGVTVAEHGGGSENRTEVERYLKKSQLLEKHPNLIRLDVLHESADEPRLIEGIKRLIS is encoded by the coding sequence ATGAAAGCCGACCTGAAAAAAATATACCAGTCCCTGAAAAGAGCCGGCCTGTCCGCCGAGCAGGAGGGAAAAATTCTCCTGGAACTTAACGACGACCGGACCCACGAGCTGCCCGCGGTTGTCGGGGACATGGCCCTGGTGCGCACCGACAGCGGCGAGGTTCGGCTGATCAACCTGTACGACCACAATGACCTGATGTTCCTGCAGGCCATGGCCCAGCCCCGGGGATACTACGTCAGCCACATCCGCTCCATCGACGAATTGCTCGAAAAAGACCGCCAGCGGGAAAAGGACGGCTTTCCCCGTAAAATCCGGGTCGGCAAGATGATCAAACCCGGCAGGGCCGGCAAGGGCAAGGTGGTGGTGGTGCCCACCACCGTGGAGGAGAAATTCATCCATGATCCCCGTTTCACCGATCAGGAGGAGGGACAGGGGCAGGGCGGCAGCGGCGACGGCGAAGAAGGGGAAGTCATCGGGGAACAGCCCGTCCGTGACCCCGATCAGGCCGGCGCCGGGGGGCCGGGCGAAGGCGAGGGCGGCCAGCATGAAATGGAGTCTTCGGCCTACGATCTGGGCAGGATTCTCACCGAACAGTTCGAACTGCCCAATCTGAAAGACAAGGGCAAAAAGCGCTCTTTGACCCGCTACACGTACGACATGACCGACCGCAACCGGGGGTTTGGCCAAGTCTTGGATAAAAAGGCCACCTTGCGGGAGATCATCGAGACCAATATTCATCTGGGCAATCTCCCGGATATGACGGATATCGATCCATCGCAGCTCATTATTTCCCCCCGGGACAAGATTTACCGCATCCTTTCCAAGGAAAAGGATTTCGAGTCCCAGGCGGTGGTCTTTTTTCTCAGGGACTATTCCGGCTCCATGGCCGGAAAGGCCACCGAACTGGTGGTCACTCAGCACGTGCTCATCTACAGCTGGCTGCTGTACCAGTATGCCAATCAGGTGGAATCCCGGTTCATCCTTCATGACACCGAAGCCAAAGAGGTCGAGGATTTTTATACCTACTACAATTCCAAAGTCGCCGGCGGCACTCAGGTGTTTTCCGCCTACGAGAAGGTAAACCAGATCGTAAAAGAGGAAAACCTGGCGGCGGACAATAACATCTACGTGTTTCACGGCACCGACGGCGACGACTGGGACACGGAAGGTAAAAAAGCCATTCCGGCCTTGCGCGAAATGATGAAGTACGCCAACCGCATCGGGGTGACCGTAGCCGAACATGGGGGCGGCTCCGAGAACCGGACGGAGGTGGAGCGCTACCTGAAAAAATCTCAACTGCTCGAAAAACACCCCAACCTCATTCGCCTGGACGTACTCCACGAAAGCGCGGATGAACCGCGGCTGATCGAGGGGATCAAACGGCTGATCTCCTGA
- a CDS encoding serine protein kinase PrkA produces the protein MGNKNTSALHRHLIEVKEGKRCFENAFQGVARMILESEIQKVVVNGKTTYDFSLFRTGKKHIIGMYDEINSFVSYVKDAAENGSSKEMAFVLVGEPGNGKTFLVEYICNHYRSFLSQEANRKYSFRFTGLDKLGGYGKITAIESQTYEDPMILGMNIEDDPDACRSFLSRDIGFSENEIENLWVDYRPLGACSAFIWNDLRNYTGGDLAAMLEFVEIVPVPMTESLGTVTGKYPAKDKITSSAVDLLGEESIQRLLHIAETNNPYRFDLRRGALARVAGGGVHFADEIFKNKKDLVQVYLGVIQNRNIEIDGYKWPIDTLIIATSNNSEFNRFLAEKEEAPIVDRCRICYVSHNTNYKLQKDLTNYAIGSETRTTLNREYLHQDPNLNYAVSVAVVLTRLARSEKLTPIETMKLAAGEVAGEKSIKTLAEVIDTLNQDPDITKRFGQKGMGQRNLGRAIQLLIESSETNEGKCMFAHDIFKALERIVLDYVTEANDRAKYLEDLKTAKGLYRERIMTEMFNAYMDEPLAIRKDVMNYVNMIIGIDAEDLGPDKMWKYKDPQTGELRALKIDERYIKSVEERLGLKTSEQTETFRTSIRKIYGQKISVNPDYDFMDNLELVKAVTDVRLKSDIAGAGSLIGALANRTNEENQKLYDRMVDTMLNKLGYCRTCAQKTIEYFCTQEDEN, from the coding sequence ATGGGAAACAAGAACACTTCGGCGCTCCACCGGCACCTGATCGAAGTCAAGGAGGGAAAACGCTGTTTTGAAAACGCCTTTCAGGGTGTGGCCCGCATGATCCTGGAAAGCGAGATCCAAAAAGTGGTCGTCAACGGCAAAACTACCTACGATTTCAGCCTTTTCCGCACCGGCAAAAAGCATATCATCGGGATGTACGACGAGATCAACAGCTTCGTTTCCTACGTCAAAGATGCCGCCGAAAACGGCTCCTCCAAGGAAATGGCCTTTGTGCTGGTAGGCGAGCCGGGCAACGGGAAAACCTTTCTGGTGGAGTATATCTGCAATCACTACAGAAGTTTTTTGTCCCAGGAAGCCAATCGCAAGTATTCCTTCCGGTTTACCGGCCTGGACAAACTCGGCGGATATGGGAAAATCACCGCCATCGAATCCCAGACCTATGAGGATCCCATGATCCTGGGGATGAACATCGAAGACGATCCGGACGCCTGCCGCAGTTTTTTATCCCGCGATATCGGCTTTTCCGAAAACGAGATCGAAAACCTCTGGGTGGACTACCGCCCGCTGGGGGCCTGCAGCGCTTTCATCTGGAACGACCTCCGGAATTATACGGGCGGCGATCTGGCGGCCATGCTCGAATTCGTCGAAATCGTTCCGGTCCCCATGACCGAAAGCCTGGGCACCGTCACCGGCAAGTATCCGGCCAAGGACAAGATCACATCCTCGGCCGTGGATCTTCTGGGTGAGGAATCCATCCAGCGGCTGCTGCACATTGCGGAGACCAACAACCCCTATCGCTTCGATCTGCGCCGCGGCGCCCTGGCCCGGGTGGCCGGCGGCGGGGTGCATTTCGCCGACGAGATCTTCAAGAATAAAAAAGATCTGGTTCAGGTCTATCTGGGGGTCATCCAGAACCGCAACATCGAGATCGACGGGTACAAGTGGCCCATCGACACCCTGATCATCGCCACCAGCAACAATTCCGAATTCAACCGTTTCCTGGCCGAAAAGGAAGAAGCCCCCATCGTCGACCGCTGCCGCATCTGCTATGTTTCCCACAACACCAACTACAAGCTGCAAAAAGACCTGACCAATTACGCCATCGGCAGCGAGACCCGCACCACCTTGAACCGCGAATACCTGCACCAGGACCCCAACCTTAACTATGCCGTCTCCGTGGCCGTGGTGCTCACCCGCCTGGCCCGCTCGGAAAAGCTCACGCCCATCGAAACCATGAAGCTGGCCGCCGGCGAAGTGGCCGGAGAAAAAAGCATCAAAACCCTGGCGGAAGTCATCGACACCCTCAACCAGGACCCGGACATCACCAAACGGTTCGGCCAGAAGGGGATGGGGCAGCGCAACCTGGGCCGGGCCATCCAGCTGCTCATCGAAAGCTCGGAGACCAACGAAGGCAAATGCATGTTCGCCCACGACATCTTCAAGGCCCTGGAGCGCATCGTTCTGGACTACGTCACCGAGGCCAATGACCGGGCCAAATATCTGGAGGATCTCAAGACGGCCAAGGGGCTTTACCGGGAACGCATCATGACGGAGATGTTCAATGCCTACATGGATGAACCGCTGGCCATCCGCAAGGACGTGATGAACTATGTCAACATGATCATCGGCATCGATGCCGAGGACTTGGGCCCGGACAAAATGTGGAAATACAAGGATCCCCAGACCGGCGAGCTGCGGGCGCTGAAAATCGACGAACGCTACATCAAAAGCGTCGAGGAGCGCCTGGGATTGAAAACATCCGAACAAACCGAAACTTTCCGAACCTCCATCCGCAAAATTTACGGGCAGAAGATCTCCGTGAACCCGGACTATGACTTCATGGACAACCTGGAACTGGTGAAAGCGGTCACCGATGTCCGCCTGAAATCGGACATCGCCGGCGCCGGCAGCCTCATCGGCGCTTTGGCCAACCGCACCAACGAGGAAAACCAGAAGCTCTACGACCGCATGGTGGACACCATGCTCAACAAGCTGGGCTACTGCCGGACGTGTGCGCAGAAGACGATCGAGTATTTTTGTACACAGGAAGATGAAAATTAA
- the fadR gene encoding fatty acid metabolism transcriptional regulator FadR, with protein sequence MNLKSSSPPVRPARRVEHKIITGILDGTFPPGSALPNERQLAEALGVARPPLRETLHRLAAEGWLTIAHGKPTVVNDYWEKGGMGLLSTLARYIDVLPHGFVVHLLAVRSRLLPVIAELAVKRAPDDVLAFLDQAESLEDNAQAFAAFDWQLQLFMAGKTGNPIYKLMLNDFSGLFATLAAAYFAIPMARNASRNYYRVLAAAIQAEGSQVETVVRDAMEESVAIWEKVAVSD encoded by the coding sequence TTGAATCTAAAATCATCCTCACCTCCGGTCCGGCCTGCCCGGCGGGTAGAGCACAAGATCATCACCGGTATCCTGGACGGCACCTTCCCGCCCGGTAGCGCCCTTCCCAACGAACGACAGTTGGCGGAGGCGCTGGGCGTTGCCCGTCCGCCGCTGCGCGAGACCCTGCATCGGCTGGCAGCGGAAGGCTGGCTGACCATTGCTCACGGCAAGCCCACGGTGGTCAACGACTACTGGGAAAAAGGCGGCATGGGGCTGCTCAGCACGCTGGCCAGGTATATCGATGTCCTGCCCCATGGTTTCGTCGTCCACCTGTTGGCGGTCAGAAGCCGATTGCTTCCCGTTATTGCGGAACTGGCCGTAAAACGGGCGCCGGATGACGTGCTGGCGTTTTTGGATCAGGCCGAGAGCCTGGAGGACAACGCGCAGGCTTTTGCCGCTTTTGACTGGCAGCTTCAGCTCTTCATGGCCGGCAAAACCGGCAACCCCATCTACAAGCTGATGCTTAACGATTTTTCCGGACTGTTTGCCACCCTGGCGGCGGCTTATTTTGCGATTCCCATGGCCCGGAACGCCTCGCGCAATTATTATCGGGTCCTGGCGGCCGCCATCCAGGCCGAAGGAAGTCAAGTGGAGACGGTCGTGAGAGACGCCATGGAGGAGAGTGTGGCCATTTGGGAAAAGGTTGCGGTTTCGGATTAG
- a CDS encoding glycerol-3-phosphate dehydrogenase/oxidase, whose protein sequence is MIDLDSNWDIIVVGGGITGAGIFREAVRAGLKTLLLEQRDFAWGTSSRSSKLVHGGLRYLKEGRFFLTRDAVRERERLLAEAQGLVTPMGFLVPVYKNRGPGRWTLEAGLSIYDLIAKRRQHSYLGVDEFVKLAPHIDRKELVGGFQFFDAQVDDARLVLRLIFEASAGGGTAMNYTRVVALRRDESGQVNGATAEDTHTHQTVSLSAKAVINATGCWAERLHPSPQKNLHLRPLRGSHLIFPAHILPVDQAISYMHPDDGRAVFIVPWEGAVIAGTTDLDHGDSLSFEPRITEEEVAYLLEGLQALFPALDVSARDCIATIAGVRPVLSEGKRDPSEESREHVVWVDKGLVTITGGKLTTFRQLAHDALKAAKQFLGAEATFDEDVPVFAPVQPRPESPALVAEDQWASLYGRYGEDAVKIVAEASPATLESVPQTRTLWAEIVHAASREKVVHLSDLMLRRVRIGLLTDQGGRAHLDQIRHLCASKLNWDAARWRREIRNYRETWQFAHGMPGRHADSRGRVKSFFYRLGSRLREYWI, encoded by the coding sequence ATGATCGATCTGGACTCCAACTGGGATATCATCGTTGTCGGCGGCGGGATCACGGGTGCCGGTATTTTCCGGGAGGCGGTGCGGGCGGGCCTGAAGACGCTGCTGCTGGAACAGCGTGATTTTGCCTGGGGAACATCGAGCCGCTCCTCCAAGCTGGTGCATGGCGGGTTGCGCTATCTGAAGGAAGGCCGTTTTTTCCTGACCCGCGATGCGGTTCGCGAACGCGAGCGGCTGCTGGCCGAGGCCCAAGGGCTGGTGACGCCCATGGGTTTTCTGGTCCCCGTTTACAAAAATCGCGGTCCGGGCCGCTGGACCCTGGAAGCCGGGCTGTCGATTTACGATTTGATTGCCAAGCGGCGCCAGCACAGCTATCTGGGTGTGGACGAATTCGTTAAATTGGCGCCCCATATCGACCGTAAAGAGCTGGTTGGGGGCTTTCAATTTTTCGATGCCCAGGTGGACGATGCCCGTTTGGTGCTGCGACTGATTTTCGAGGCGTCGGCCGGCGGCGGCACGGCCATGAATTATACCCGTGTGGTCGCGTTAAGGCGCGATGAAAGCGGCCAGGTCAACGGCGCAACCGCCGAGGATACCCACACCCACCAAACCGTATCCCTTTCGGCCAAGGCGGTCATCAACGCCACGGGCTGCTGGGCCGAGCGGCTGCACCCCTCTCCGCAAAAGAATCTGCATCTGCGGCCCCTGCGGGGAAGCCACCTGATTTTTCCCGCCCATATCCTGCCCGTGGACCAGGCCATCAGCTATATGCACCCGGATGACGGCCGGGCCGTCTTCATTGTTCCCTGGGAAGGGGCCGTGATTGCCGGAACCACCGATCTGGACCATGGCGACAGCCTCTCCTTCGAGCCGAGGATTACCGAAGAGGAGGTGGCCTATCTACTGGAAGGCCTGCAAGCCCTGTTCCCGGCCCTGGACGTGTCGGCCCGGGATTGCATCGCCACGATTGCCGGCGTCCGGCCGGTGCTCAGCGAGGGAAAGCGCGATCCTTCGGAAGAGTCCCGGGAGCACGTCGTCTGGGTGGACAAGGGGCTGGTGACCATTACCGGCGGCAAGCTGACCACCTTTCGCCAGCTGGCGCACGATGCCCTGAAGGCAGCCAAGCAGTTTTTGGGGGCCGAGGCAACCTTCGACGAAGACGTGCCGGTGTTTGCACCCGTGCAGCCCCGGCCGGAATCGCCGGCTTTGGTTGCGGAGGACCAATGGGCATCGTTATACGGGCGTTATGGAGAGGACGCCGTTAAAATCGTCGCCGAAGCATCGCCGGCAACGTTGGAATCGGTCCCCCAAACGCGAACCCTGTGGGCCGAAATCGTTCATGCCGCTTCCCGGGAAAAAGTTGTGCATCTTTCCGATTTGATGCTGCGGCGGGTGCGGATCGGTCTGCTGACCGACCAGGGAGGGCGTGCTCACCTGGACCAAATCCGGCACCTGTGCGCTTCAAAGCTGAATTGGGACGCCGCCCGCTGGCGAAGAGAAATTCGAAATTACCGTGAAACCTGGCAGTTCGCCCACGGCATGCCCGGCCGCCATGCCGATTCCCGGGGACGGGTGAAATCCTTTTTCTATCGGCTTGGCTCGCGTTTACGGGAATATTGGATCTGA
- a CDS encoding HlyD family efflux transporter periplasmic adaptor subunit, translating to MKVNFENRKAQDPTRVKGMHVPYAPAKRRVTQWRWYLILLLVASPLLFLLWRIAMPLLMVVAPGYISLENVSINSTASGVVEMVHVQVGDWVAQNQRVITLYNAGLVEQRQVLRAEQDILKNGSDAGQSVLDATLKATIRLSRDQAAYRKKLLDDVQWLYDRGAATIAELNQARAQYEKARSDLLLAEGDLAAARESRLKDQLGPDRERSDRLRTLDAKMQVLNHQMRRLQQTVHKSGRVLDMFVAAGEAVSPGTPLLALGQTDKPYAVAYLDPKHSRYGRKGQRARVKLPNGQKIHAVVRENAGLTRRIPADISSPINARDVMILVPLDLLEPLPLVENVDGLPVTIRFIR from the coding sequence ATGAAGGTAAATTTCGAAAACAGGAAGGCCCAGGACCCGACTCGCGTAAAAGGCATGCACGTTCCCTATGCGCCTGCCAAACGCAGGGTCACACAATGGCGCTGGTACCTGATTCTTCTCCTTGTGGCCAGTCCGCTGCTTTTTTTGTTGTGGCGGATTGCGATGCCCTTGCTCATGGTTGTCGCGCCCGGATACATTTCCCTGGAAAACGTATCGATCAACAGCACCGCCAGCGGCGTTGTCGAGATGGTCCATGTCCAGGTGGGGGATTGGGTGGCCCAGAACCAGCGTGTCATCACGCTCTATAATGCCGGCCTGGTCGAGCAACGGCAGGTCCTGCGTGCTGAACAGGATATCCTGAAAAACGGCTCCGATGCAGGCCAAAGCGTCCTGGACGCCACATTGAAAGCCACGATACGGCTCTCCCGTGATCAGGCCGCCTACCGGAAAAAACTGCTGGACGATGTTCAATGGCTGTACGACAGGGGCGCCGCCACCATCGCCGAACTGAATCAGGCCAGGGCCCAGTACGAAAAAGCCCGCAGCGACCTTCTGCTTGCCGAGGGCGATCTGGCGGCGGCTCGTGAAAGCCGTCTGAAAGACCAATTGGGCCCCGACCGGGAGCGATCGGATCGGCTGCGGACCCTGGATGCGAAAATGCAGGTGCTCAATCACCAGATGCGGCGCTTGCAGCAGACGGTGCACAAGAGTGGACGGGTATTGGATATGTTCGTTGCGGCCGGTGAGGCGGTTTCGCCCGGAACGCCCCTGTTGGCGCTCGGGCAGACGGACAAGCCCTATGCGGTCGCCTATCTGGATCCCAAGCATTCCCGCTATGGCCGCAAGGGACAGCGGGCCAGAGTGAAGCTGCCCAACGGGCAAAAGATCCATGCCGTTGTCAGAGAAAACGCCGGTTTGACCCGCCGCATTCCTGCTGACATCAGTTCGCCCATCAATGCCCGCGATGTCATGATCCTGGTTCCCCTGGACCTTTTAGAGCCGCTGCCTCTGGTTGAAAATGTCGATGGGCTGCCGGTGACCATCCGGTTCATCCGATAA
- a CDS encoding serine protein kinase PrkA, whose amino-acid sequence MDNISNAMRHIDTGSDETSHREPISFEAFLRLVQKNPVAIVRNVFQVFNDLFKEYVGEGVDEYPNDPESIQYVSYDCSELFIKGADHPFFADRLFANRLVNHVEALRTGAQQNKIYIFDGPHGCGKSTFLNNLLKRFEEYANMEAGMRYETVWRLDRGQLPQEDGGSDTASILESLLRSSRSEKRQQFDIVRAMALQKSNSPYVEVPCPCHDNPLLMIPKAQRRRFLDELFDNNAFKYTLFTDKAYEWIFHDLPCTICTSLYDALITRLKSPAKVFEMVHAVPYHFNRRLGRGISVFSPGDRPIKQVIQTNEILQRMINQLFSDSNQVRYIHSPFAKTNNGIYALMDIKSHNIERLIELHNVISEGLHKVEDIEESVNSLFLAVMNPEDKKNIKEFQSFSDRIVYITIPYVLDLNTEVEIYRDVFGAHIDDSFLPRVLHNFARVIISSRLSLRSEAMLEWIPEPEKYSRYCDKNLQLLKMEIYTGHIPEWLSEEDRKALTAMRRRRIIGESTNEGRQGISGRDSIKIFNTFYTTYAKSGELIDMAMLCNFFHGQKELKASIPEGLLDSLLTLYDFTILQEVKESLYYYNEEQIHREILNYMFAVNFEPGSTETCRFTNDRLHITEEMLDGFERRMLGEKIEKIKLLNLRKDTQKEYTSRTLTQEIMVAGMPPVETRLFRSLKDRYEYNLKEKVLDPFLENENFRRAIKDYAGEDFKTYDKKIREDVSFLIANLMKRYRYTEQGAQAICIYAIDNDLARRFTKP is encoded by the coding sequence ATGGACAACATCTCCAACGCCATGCGGCACATCGACACGGGAAGCGACGAAACCAGCCATCGCGAGCCCATCTCTTTCGAGGCGTTCCTCCGCCTGGTTCAAAAAAACCCGGTCGCCATCGTTCGCAATGTGTTTCAGGTGTTTAACGACCTGTTCAAGGAATATGTGGGCGAGGGGGTCGATGAATATCCCAACGATCCGGAATCCATCCAATACGTCAGCTATGATTGCAGCGAACTTTTTATAAAGGGTGCCGACCACCCCTTTTTCGCCGACCGGCTTTTCGCCAACCGCCTGGTCAACCATGTGGAAGCCCTGCGGACGGGTGCCCAGCAGAACAAGATCTACATCTTCGACGGCCCCCACGGCTGCGGCAAAAGCACCTTTTTGAACAATCTGCTTAAACGATTCGAAGAGTATGCCAATATGGAAGCGGGAATGCGCTACGAAACGGTGTGGCGGCTGGACCGGGGTCAGTTGCCCCAGGAAGACGGCGGCAGCGATACGGCATCCATTCTGGAAAGCCTGCTGCGATCCAGCCGTTCGGAAAAACGGCAGCAGTTCGATATCGTCCGGGCCATGGCCTTACAGAAATCCAACAGCCCCTACGTGGAGGTACCCTGCCCCTGCCACGACAATCCGCTGCTGATGATCCCCAAGGCCCAGAGAAGACGCTTTCTCGACGAGTTATTCGACAACAACGCTTTCAAGTATACCCTGTTTACCGACAAAGCCTACGAATGGATCTTCCACGATCTTCCCTGCACGATTTGCACATCCCTTTACGATGCCCTGATCACCCGGCTGAAAAGCCCGGCCAAGGTATTCGAAATGGTGCATGCCGTCCCGTACCATTTCAATCGCCGGTTGGGCCGGGGCATCAGCGTCTTTTCTCCGGGAGACCGGCCGATCAAGCAGGTGATCCAGACCAATGAAATTCTCCAACGCATGATCAACCAGCTCTTTTCGGACAGCAACCAGGTCCGCTACATCCACTCTCCCTTCGCCAAAACCAACAACGGCATCTACGCCCTGATGGACATCAAATCCCACAACATCGAACGACTCATCGAACTGCACAACGTCATCAGCGAAGGCCTGCACAAGGTGGAGGACATCGAAGAGAGCGTCAATTCCCTGTTCCTGGCCGTGATGAACCCCGAAGACAAGAAGAATATCAAGGAGTTTCAGTCCTTTTCCGACCGCATCGTCTACATCACCATCCCTTATGTCCTCGATCTGAATACGGAAGTCGAAATTTACCGCGATGTCTTCGGCGCCCACATCGACGACAGCTTTTTGCCGCGTGTACTGCACAACTTTGCCCGGGTCATTATTTCATCGCGGTTGAGCCTGCGATCAGAGGCCATGTTGGAATGGATTCCGGAGCCTGAAAAATACAGCCGGTACTGCGACAAGAACCTCCAACTGCTCAAGATGGAGATCTACACCGGCCATATCCCGGAGTGGCTGTCGGAAGAAGATCGCAAGGCCCTGACCGCCATGCGGCGGCGGCGCATCATCGGAGAATCGACCAACGAAGGTCGCCAGGGCATATCCGGTCGGGACTCCATCAAGATCTTCAACACGTTCTACACCACCTACGCCAAGTCGGGCGAATTGATCGACATGGCCATGCTGTGCAATTTCTTCCACGGGCAAAAGGAGTTGAAAGCCTCGATTCCGGAAGGGCTGCTGGATTCGCTTTTGACGCTTTACGATTTCACCATTCTCCAGGAAGTCAAGGAGTCGTTGTACTACTACAACGAAGAGCAGATCCACCGGGAAATCCTGAACTATATGTTCGCCGTCAATTTCGAACCCGGGTCGACGGAAACCTGCCGCTTCACCAACGATCGGCTTCACATCACCGAGGAAATGCTGGACGGTTTCGAACGGCGCATGCTTGGAGAAAAGATCGAAAAGATCAAACTGCTCAATCTTAGAAAAGATACCCAGAAAGAGTATACTTCGCGCACCCTGACCCAGGAGATCATGGTCGCGGGTATGCCGCCTGTGGAAACGCGACTTTTCCGATCATTGAAAGATCGCTACGAGTACAACCTCAAGGAAAAGGTGCTGGATCCTTTTCTCGAAAATGAAAATTTCCGCCGGGCGATCAAGGACTATGCCGGTGAGGATTTTAAAACCTACGACAAAAAAATCAGGGAGGACGTCTCCTTTTTGATTGCCAATCTCATGAAACGCTACCGGTACACGGAACAGGGCGCCCAGGCCATCTGCATCTACGCGATCGACAACGACCTGGCCAGGAGATTCACCAAGCCCTGA